A single genomic interval of Lathyrus oleraceus cultivar Zhongwan6 chromosome 7, CAAS_Psat_ZW6_1.0, whole genome shotgun sequence harbors:
- the LOC127106565 gene encoding protein LURP-one-related 4 yields the protein MSKIYPNQESTTSSQSHVDQCLNKREKYTLWMKSLVLHSNGCTVYDSSGKIVYRVDNYDRKGGREVNLMNLKGNVVCNIKKRLLSFGCWEGHKYCTSNSDSRSHQEQPWFQVKRCLTGKTACEIKVGSQNLCIERMSIGKSFGFRIVNKNGEMIAEAKQKESSSGIVLSNDVLTLDLEGGTDHSLIMALITVYGLICEKM from the coding sequence ATGTCCAAGATTTACCCTAATCAAGAATCCACAACATCATCTCAGTCTCATGTTGATCAGTGTCTTAATAAAAGAGAGAAGTATACTCTATGGATGAAATCACTTGTTCTTCACTCTAATGGTTGCACTGTGTATGATTCAAGCGGTAAGATAGTTTATAGAGTTGATAACTATGATAGAAAAGGTGGAAGAGAAGTCAATCTCATGAATCTAAAAGGAAATGTTGTCTGCAACATCAAAAAGAGATTACTATCTTTTGGATGTTGGGAAGGACACAAATATTGCACCAGCAATTCTGATTCTAGAAGTCATCAAGAGCAACCATGGTTTCAAGTTAAAAGATGTCTCACAGGTAAAACAGCATGTGAGATTAAAGTCGGGTCCCAAAATTTGTGCATAGAAAGAATGAGTATTGGAAAATCATTTGGTTTTCGGATAGTAAACAAAAATGGAGAAATGATTGCAGAGGCAAAGCAAAAAGAGTCTTCATCAGGGATTGTTCTGAGTAATGATGTTCTAACTTTGGATTTGGAAGGTGGCACAGATCATTCCCTTATAATGGCTTTGATTACAGTATACGGATTGATATGCGAAAAAATGTAG